A region of Paenibacillus sp. JNUCC-31 DNA encodes the following proteins:
- a CDS encoding Na/Pi cotransporter family protein, translating to MFRDVVLPLLYGLLIFFGGMKLMETALQRMAGPMLVGWLDRATSAPWKGMAFSAGATAVLQSSTAVTVLTIGLANARLITYGRTLGIILGTNIGTCLTTELVGLQIGRASLPLLALSLTGWAVFVVLGERNQAAPERMRRTLFNMQYSFLAAAGFALVMTGIQVMQSIAVPLRSMGVFQWFLDRSADSLWWGFLAGACLTALIHSSAAVISMAITLAATGVLPVEIGIAIVIGSNVGTCITAVIASAGGASAGKFVAASHVVLNIAGALLFMPLIGQLHAASAWLSADNGAQIAHAQTLFNVTSSLLALPFCYLPIWHKKPPVSTPVAKSPVA from the coding sequence ATGTTCAGAGACGTTGTGTTGCCCCTGTTATACGGGCTTCTTATCTTTTTTGGCGGGATGAAGCTGATGGAAACCGCCTTGCAACGGATGGCAGGGCCGATGTTGGTTGGCTGGCTGGACCGGGCTACCTCTGCTCCCTGGAAAGGCATGGCTTTCAGCGCAGGTGCCACAGCGGTACTGCAAAGCAGCACTGCTGTCACGGTACTCACCATTGGACTGGCTAATGCCCGATTGATTACGTACGGACGCACACTTGGCATTATCCTCGGCACGAACATCGGGACGTGCCTGACGACGGAACTGGTTGGACTGCAGATCGGGCGTGCTTCCCTGCCTCTGCTTGCCCTGTCCCTGACGGGATGGGCTGTCTTTGTTGTGCTTGGTGAACGCAATCAGGCAGCTCCAGAGCGCATGCGCCGGACTCTGTTCAACATGCAATACAGTTTCCTCGCAGCTGCCGGATTTGCTCTCGTCATGACAGGCATACAAGTAATGCAGTCCATAGCCGTACCGCTGCGAAGCATGGGCGTATTTCAGTGGTTTCTGGACCGCTCAGCCGACAGTTTGTGGTGGGGCTTCCTGGCCGGCGCGTGTCTGACGGCGCTCATTCATAGCAGCGCCGCCGTCATCAGCATGGCGATTACGCTTGCAGCCACAGGGGTATTACCTGTGGAAATCGGCATCGCCATTGTGATCGGGTCCAACGTGGGGACCTGCATCACCGCCGTGATTGCTTCCGCTGGCGGAGCATCCGCAGGCAAATTTGTCGCAGCCTCCCATGTCGTATTAAACATCGCGGGGGCGCTGCTATTTATGCCGCTGATCGGCCAGCTGCATGCAGCTTCGGCCTGGCTGTCAGCGGATAACGGGGCACAGATTGCGCATGCCCAGACCCTTTTTAACGTTACCAGTTCCCTGCTTGCGCTGCCATTCTGTTACTTGCCCATCTGGCACAAAAAACCACCGGTCTCCACCCCAGTGGCGAAGTCACCCGTGGCCTGA
- a CDS encoding NUDIX hydrolase has translation MNKKEISAGGVVYRTGEDGKLQIQLIVDRYGKTTLAKGKMEDGETIEQTALREILEETGMVGRIVEPVDIIAYTYQHAEFGPVDKEVHYYLVEAESGDLQPQIEEIKGVDWYAPEEAWSRQQQSGYDNNDDILREALNKLGFNV, from the coding sequence ATGAACAAAAAGGAAATTTCGGCAGGCGGCGTTGTGTACCGTACTGGGGAAGACGGAAAGCTTCAAATTCAATTGATTGTAGATCGTTATGGCAAAACGACTCTTGCCAAGGGCAAAATGGAAGATGGAGAAACCATCGAACAAACGGCTCTGCGCGAGATTCTGGAAGAGACGGGTATGGTGGGCCGGATTGTAGAGCCGGTTGATATCATCGCCTATACGTACCAGCATGCAGAGTTTGGTCCAGTGGACAAGGAAGTTCATTATTATCTCGTTGAAGCGGAAAGCGGCGATCTCCAGCCTCAGATTGAAGAAATCAAAGGTGTGGATTGGTATGCTCCGGAAGAAGCATGGTCCAGACAGCAGCAAAGCGGGTACGATAATAACGATGACATTTTACGTGAGGCACTGAATAAATTGGGCTTTAACGTGTAA
- the mtaB gene encoding tRNA (N(6)-L-threonylcarbamoyladenosine(37)-C(2))-methylthiotransferase MtaB has protein sequence MPSVAFYTLGCKVNFYDTEAIWQLFKNEGYEQVDFDEQTADVYLINTCTVTNTGDKKSRQIIRRAIRRNPDAIVAVTGCYAQTSPAEILDIPGVDLVIGTQDRDKILPYVKEIQESRQPVNAVRNIMKTRVFEEMDVPDFADRTRAFLKIQDGCNNFCTFCIIPWSRGLSRSREANSIIQQAHQLVHAGYKEIVLTGIHTGGYGDDMENYDLTDLLWDLDKVEGLERIRISSIEASQIDDRMLDVIKRSDKLVRHFHIPLQAGDDTVLKRMRRKYTTEEFYNKMLRIREAMPDVAITTDVIVGFPGETDEMFRNGYELMKKIGFSEMHVFPYSKRTGTPAARMEDQVDEDVKNARVHELIDLSEQMQLAYAKQFVGQVLDVIPEGEAKGREGSGKLHGYSDNYIQLVFDGSLDMVGKVCRVKVTEAGVNESQATLVRVLEENLKSAAM, from the coding sequence ATGCCATCCGTGGCGTTTTACACCTTGGGCTGCAAAGTTAACTTTTATGATACAGAGGCGATTTGGCAATTGTTCAAAAACGAAGGATACGAGCAGGTAGACTTCGACGAACAGACAGCGGATGTATACTTGATTAATACTTGTACAGTAACCAATACCGGCGACAAAAAGAGCCGTCAAATTATCCGTCGTGCCATTCGGCGCAACCCGGATGCGATTGTAGCCGTAACCGGCTGCTACGCGCAGACTTCTCCGGCAGAGATTCTGGACATCCCTGGTGTGGATCTGGTCATCGGTACACAGGATCGGGACAAAATTTTGCCATATGTCAAGGAAATTCAGGAATCCCGACAGCCTGTTAACGCAGTGCGCAACATTATGAAGACACGGGTATTTGAAGAGATGGACGTACCGGATTTTGCTGATCGTACACGCGCATTCCTGAAAATTCAGGATGGCTGCAATAACTTCTGCACATTCTGTATTATTCCGTGGTCGCGTGGACTCTCCCGTAGCCGGGAAGCGAACAGCATCATTCAACAGGCTCATCAGCTCGTGCATGCCGGATACAAGGAGATTGTTCTGACAGGTATTCATACGGGTGGATACGGGGATGACATGGAGAACTACGATCTGACGGATCTGCTATGGGATCTGGATAAAGTAGAAGGTTTGGAGCGTATTCGGATCAGTTCGATCGAAGCAAGCCAGATTGATGACCGGATGCTGGATGTCATCAAACGTTCCGATAAGCTCGTTCGCCACTTCCATATTCCGCTGCAAGCGGGCGATGACACGGTGCTGAAGCGTATGCGCCGCAAATATACGACCGAAGAGTTTTATAATAAAATGCTTCGCATTCGGGAAGCGATGCCGGATGTAGCGATTACGACCGACGTCATTGTTGGTTTTCCGGGTGAAACGGATGAGATGTTCCGTAACGGTTATGAGCTGATGAAGAAAATCGGTTTTTCCGAGATGCACGTATTCCCTTACTCCAAACGGACCGGTACACCGGCCGCAAGAATGGAGGATCAGGTGGACGAGGATGTCAAAAATGCCCGCGTACATGAACTGATTGATCTGTCGGAGCAAATGCAGCTGGCATACGCCAAGCAGTTTGTGGGACAGGTACTGGATGTCATACCTGAAGGCGAGGCCAAGGGCCGCGAGGGTAGTGGCAAACTGCACGGATACAGTGACAACTACATTCAACTGGTCTTCGATGGATCCCTGGATATGGTCGGTAAAGTGTGCCGAGTCAAAGTGACCGAGGCAGGTGTGAATGAGAGCCAGGCAACGCTGGTTCGAGTGTTGGAAGAAAATCTGAAGTCCGCAGCGATGTAA
- a CDS encoding 16S rRNA (uracil(1498)-N(3))-methyltransferase codes for MQRYFVSAEQFNEHSVVITGDDARHIGKVMRGKPGDKLIVSDGNSKEALVEIESIEAQQVTATIVEPLEMDHEARIRVTVAQSLPKGDKMETVIQRCTEIGAVSFVPFLSERTIVQYDAKKEGKRLDRWRKIAKEAAEQSHRNRIPSVEQPLSWKGLLSSFEAYNLVCYCYEKENGKQLRDALKPFVEQLAPDARAEVLIVVGPEGGFSEKETLEADQAGAVSVGLGKRILRAETAGMAALTCVLYESGEMGGM; via the coding sequence ATGCAGCGTTATTTTGTATCTGCAGAACAGTTTAATGAACATTCCGTGGTCATCACGGGTGATGATGCGCGCCATATTGGAAAGGTGATGCGTGGTAAACCTGGAGATAAACTGATTGTCAGTGACGGAAACTCCAAAGAAGCTTTGGTAGAGATTGAAAGCATCGAAGCTCAGCAAGTAACAGCGACCATTGTGGAGCCGCTTGAGATGGACCATGAAGCACGTATTCGTGTTACGGTGGCCCAAAGTTTGCCGAAAGGCGACAAGATGGAGACGGTTATCCAGAGATGTACCGAAATTGGGGCTGTCTCCTTTGTTCCCTTCCTTTCGGAACGTACGATTGTGCAATATGACGCCAAGAAAGAGGGCAAACGGTTGGATCGGTGGCGGAAAATCGCCAAGGAAGCCGCTGAGCAGAGTCATCGGAACCGCATCCCATCCGTCGAGCAGCCACTTTCCTGGAAAGGGCTGCTATCTTCTTTTGAGGCCTACAATTTGGTATGTTATTGTTATGAAAAAGAAAACGGCAAGCAATTAAGAGATGCATTGAAGCCGTTTGTGGAGCAGCTTGCACCTGATGCAAGGGCCGAAGTGTTGATCGTTGTTGGACCTGAAGGTGGATTCTCCGAAAAGGAGACGCTTGAAGCCGATCAGGCGGGCGCGGTTTCCGTAGGATTGGGCAAACGCATTCTGCGGGCAGAGACAGCTGGAATGGCTGCGCTCACTTGTGTGTTATATGAATCCGGAGAAATGGGGGGGATGTAA
- a CDS encoding site-2 protease family protein: MNLESFFRYPLDQLPFFLLTILIAFTVHEFSHAYFANKFGDPTAKLLGRVTLNPVVHFDLFGVLLLVIAGFGWARPVPVNRANFDKPRLMGVIVSVAGPVSNLLLAIIGTIIYASLVGSGALGGIENERLLTAITMFFSIFNLTNFFLFLFNLIPLPPLDGYRILEDILPPSISRKLQGVEQWSIFIFLLILVIPPLQNATIQPLYQFAQNMYVDLARLIIGLYR, encoded by the coding sequence ATGAATTTGGAATCATTTTTTCGTTACCCGCTGGATCAGCTTCCCTTTTTCCTGTTGACCATCCTGATCGCTTTTACCGTGCATGAATTCTCTCATGCATATTTTGCCAACAAGTTTGGTGATCCGACGGCCAAGCTTCTAGGTCGAGTCACACTGAATCCGGTCGTACACTTTGACTTGTTCGGTGTACTGCTGCTCGTTATTGCAGGTTTCGGCTGGGCCCGTCCGGTTCCGGTCAATCGGGCCAATTTTGACAAACCAAGACTAATGGGTGTTATTGTATCCGTTGCTGGGCCTGTAAGCAATTTGCTGCTGGCCATCATCGGTACGATCATCTATGCTTCGTTGGTTGGTTCGGGAGCACTGGGTGGCATTGAAAATGAGCGTTTGCTTACAGCAATTACCATGTTTTTCTCCATATTTAACCTAACGAACTTTTTCCTGTTTCTCTTTAACCTGATTCCGTTGCCGCCATTGGACGGATATCGAATTCTGGAGGATATTCTGCCGCCTTCAATCAGCCGGAAGCTGCAGGGGGTAGAGCAATGGTCCATATTTATTTTCCTTTTGATCCTTGTCATTCCTCCATTGCAAAATGCGACGATTCAACCATTATATCAATTTGCCCAGAATATGTATGTGGATCTGGCAAGGTTAATCATCGGTTTATATCGTTAG
- the prmA gene encoding 50S ribosomal protein L11 methyltransferase yields MLWHELTIHTTEEAVEMISNFLHEAGAGGVSIEESGTLNKKRDTTYGELYEFPLNDIPEGFAVIKGYFSEGTDMEALQSEVSPRIEQLSEFDIDAGEIRFEMRTVDENDWANAWKQYFKPVRVSERLTIKPTWEEYTPQGPDEKIIELDPGMAFGTGTHPTTSLCLRALESAIQGGEEIIDVGTGSGILAIGAIQLGAKHVLALDLDPVAVASAKENVELNGLNQQITVKESDLLSVLGSQDPALGVKLPVKIIVANILAEVIMLFVDDVYHALESGGVYITSGIWKNKEQVVHDALVASGFEISSVHRDEDWIAFVARKR; encoded by the coding sequence ATGTTATGGCATGAACTAACAATACATACCACAGAAGAAGCTGTGGAGATGATTTCGAATTTTTTACATGAAGCGGGTGCTGGAGGGGTCTCAATTGAAGAGTCCGGTACTTTAAATAAAAAACGGGATACGACGTATGGCGAGTTGTACGAATTTCCTTTGAATGATATCCCTGAAGGCTTTGCAGTGATCAAAGGATACTTTTCCGAAGGAACGGACATGGAGGCCCTGCAATCTGAGGTTAGTCCTCGGATTGAGCAGCTTTCAGAATTCGATATTGATGCCGGAGAAATACGTTTTGAGATGCGAACAGTGGATGAAAATGACTGGGCGAATGCCTGGAAACAATATTTCAAGCCGGTGCGTGTCTCGGAACGTCTGACCATCAAACCGACATGGGAAGAGTATACGCCGCAAGGTCCGGATGAGAAAATAATTGAGCTCGATCCAGGCATGGCGTTTGGTACGGGAACACATCCAACCACTTCACTTTGCTTGCGTGCACTGGAATCGGCCATTCAGGGTGGCGAGGAAATTATTGACGTAGGCACAGGATCAGGCATTCTCGCTATCGGCGCTATTCAGCTTGGGGCCAAGCATGTGCTGGCCCTGGACCTTGATCCGGTTGCGGTAGCCAGTGCCAAGGAGAACGTGGAATTGAATGGATTGAACCAGCAAATTACGGTTAAAGAAAGCGATTTGCTCTCTGTTCTGGGCAGTCAGGACCCTGCGCTAGGCGTGAAGCTTCCGGTGAAAATCATCGTTGCGAACATTTTGGCCGAGGTTATTATGCTGTTTGTGGATGATGTCTATCATGCGCTTGAGTCTGGAGGCGTTTATATTACTTCTGGCATCTGGAAAAATAAAGAGCAGGTGGTGCATGATGCGCTGGTTGCATCCGGCTTTGAAATCAGTTCGGTACACCGCGATGAGGACTGGATCGCGTTTGTAGCCAGAAAGAGGTAA